The Streptomyces sp. NBC_01463 DNA window GGGCGGAGGGGCGAGGGTCGGGGTATCCCCCGTGTTCTTCCGGATGACCGCCCCATCGCACGGGGTCACGCCTCACCGACATCCTGGGCTGCGTGCACAGGCGTTCACCGCTTCCGCGATGGCCGCCCGGTGCGATTCCCGCCGCACACGCCCCTCACGATCCAGGAGGCACACATGATCAAGCGCACCCGCGTACTGGCCGGCGCACTCACCCTGACGATGGCGGCCGTTGTCGCGGCGGCCGGGCCGGCCACCTCCGCGGTCGCCGCCGGCGCGCACGACGACGCTCGACTGCGTACGGTCATGGACCGGTTGACGACGGTCGACGGCGGACCCGGAGCGCTCGTCGACGTACGGAACCGGCGCGGCAGCACCGTACTGACCAGCGGTGTCTCGGACATCGTGAGCCGGGCTCCGGTCGACCCCCGGAGCAGATTCAGGATCGGCAGCATGACCAAGCCGTTCGTGGCGACCGTCATGCTCCAACTGGCCGGAAAGCACCGCGTCGACCTCGACGCGCCGGTCGAGCGCTACCTGCCCGGTCTCGTCCGCGGCCACGGGGACGCCGTGGAGGGCGGCAGCGACGGGAGGGTGATCACCGTCCGTCAGCTGCTCCAGCACACCAGCGGGCTGCCCGACTACCTCGAACACCTCAACCCGCAGGAGATTTTGGAGGATCCGCTGGCCCACCGCGACACCCGCGAGCTGGTCGACGGCGCGCTCGCCCACCCCTCCGAGTTCGATCCGGGCAAGGAGTGGCGCTACTCCAACACGAACTACCTACTGGCCGGGATGATCATCGAGAAAGTGACCGGCCGTACGTACGGCGAGGAGATCCACCGGCGCATCATCGCCCCCCTCGGGCTGGCCGCGACCTCCGCGCCGGGTGACTCCCCCGCGATCCCCGGTCCGCATCCGCGCGGCTACGTCCGGCCGGGCGAGGACGCCCCGTTGGTGGACCTCACCGCGTTCAACCCGTCGGTCGCGGGTGCGGCGGGCGGGATGATCTCCAGCGGCGACGACGTGAACACGTTCCTGGACGCGCTCCTGGGCGGCAGGCTGCTGCGCCCGGCACAGCTCAGGGAGATGATGACGACCCGGCGGACCGGCGACCCGGGCCGGGCGTACGGCCTCGGCCTGGAGAGCAGGCGGCTGCCCTGCGGCGGCCTCGCCTGGGGACACACCGGCGACGTCTTCGGATTCGAGACGGCGAGCGGCGCCACGGTCGACGGCAGGCAGGCGACGGTCATGGTGAATCTCGACCCGGGTGGTTCGGACGCGCAGAGCGACGACATGCAGCGGGCCATCCGTACGGCGCTCTGCGCGAAGCCGTCCGCGCACTCCCGCTAGCCACAGGAGAGCCGCCGGTCCCGCCGAAACGCAGCGAAGCCCGGCCGCTCCTCGCGGCCGGGCTTCGCTCCACCCCGTCACACCCGGGCGCCGCTCCTCGCGCGCCGCGGGGCCAGGAACGCTCCGGCGAGCAGCGCGCCGGCCAGGACCAGCGCGGAGTTGGCCAGGATCGCGACCGAGACCCCGGAGAGGACGCCCTCGGGTCCCGGGTCGCCGAGCGCGGACATCCGGGCCGTGGCGATCGCGCTCATGACCGGGATGCCGAGGGTGATGCCGACCTGCTGGGTCATCGTGGCGAGGCCGGTGGCCAGGCCCTGTTCGTCGTCGGGGAGGCCGGACGTCGCGGTGACCATGAAGCCGACGATCATCAGCATGTTGCCGACGCCCCCGACGAACGTGGCCGCCAGCAGGAGCCAGATCCAGGCTCCGGAGGTGCCGAGCGCCACCAGCGAGAGCGTGGCGACCGCCTGGACGACGCCGCCGGCGACGATGGTCGTCCGGTTGCCGAAGCGGCCCACGGCCCGGCCGCCGAGCGTGCCGCCGATCACGGTGCCGATGCCCAGGACACCGAACGCGAGACCGGTGGCCAGCGGCGAGTAGCCGAGGACCTCCTGGAGGTAGAGCGTCAGCAGGAAGACCAGCGAGGTCTCGGTGACGAAGGCGATCAGACCGGTGGCGTTGCCCCAGATGACGCTGCGGCGCTTGAGGATGCGTACGGGGACGAGCGGGGCGGCCGCCTTCTTCTCGACGAACCAGAAGGCGATGAGCAGCGCGACGCCGGCGAGCAGCGCGACCAGGGTGGTGGGGGTGGTCCAGCCGGTCGCACCGGCCTGCGTCAGTCCGTAGACGAGGAGCAGCAGGCCGCCGGTGACGGTCGCGGCGCCGGGGACGTCGAGGCGGGGGCGGGCGGCGGGGCGCGAGTCGGTGATGACGGACGGGGCGAGGGCTACGACGAGGGCGGCGACGGGGACGTTGACGAAGAAGGCCCAGCGCCAGGAGAGCAGATCGGTGAGGAGGCCGCCGAGGATGGCGCCCGCGGTGAAGCCGGCGGACATCAGGGCCCCGTTGAGGCCGAGGGCGCGTTCGCGCAGCGGGCCCTCCTTGAACGCCGTGGTCAGCAGGGCGAGTCCGGCCGGGGTGACGGCCGCGGTGGCGAGACCCTGGAGGACCCGTGCGGTGAGCAGGACCTCGGGGGAGGTCGCGAGGCCGCCGAGCGCCGAGGAGAGGCCGAGGACGACCATGCCGCCCACGAAGAGGCGCTTGCGGCCGACGAGGTCGGCGATGCGGCCGAACAGGAGCGTGAAGCCGGCGGCGGCCAGGGCGAAGGAGGTGGCGATCCACTGGAGGTTCGGGAGGGAGAAGCCGAGGCCTTCGCCGACGACCGGCAGAGCGACGTTCAGGATCGAGAAGTCCACGGCGATCATGAACTGGGCGCCGAGGAGGAGGGCGAGGACGAGCTTCTGCCGTCCGGTCATCCGGGGGGCGGCCGGCGGGGCCGCGGCCTTGGCTGTGGTGGTGCGTGACGGGGTCTGGCTGGGTGCGGACATGGTCGCCCTTCCTCGGACGGGAGTTTTAACGGTTCTGCGGTTCCGTTAAGATGGGATGACCGTAGCAGAGGAACTGCCATTAATGGAACTGGAGACCCGTTATGACGTCGGAGAGCTCGGAGATCATGGAACCCGGCACGGTCCGGCCCGGCGGGCGCACCGCCCGGGTCCGCGAGTCCGTCCTGCGCGCGGCCGGTGACGCGCTGGCCGAGCAGGGCTTCGACCGGCTCGACCTCGCCGATGTCGCGCGCCGCGCGGAGGTCGGCAAGACGACCGTCTACCGGCGCTGGTCCACCACCACCGGTCTGATCGCGGACCTGCTCGACGACATGGCCGAGCAGTCCTCGCCGCGCACCCGGACCGGCTCTCTGGCCGAGGACCTCAGGGCCAACGCCCGGCTCGTGCTCCGCACGCTGACCGATCCCCGCCAGGGCGCCCTGTTCCGGTCCGTGATCGCGGCGGCCACCTGCGACCCGCGCACGGCACAGGCCCTGCACCGGTTCTACGCGGTCCGCATCGAGGAGTGGTCGGGCTGTGTCACCGAGGCCGTCGAACGCGGCGAACTCCCCGCGGGCACCGATCCGGACGAGGTGATCCGCGCCGTCTCGGCCCCCCTCTACTACCGCCTGCTGGCCAGCGGCGACCCGCTCGACGAGGCGGCCGCCGACCGCGCGGCCGAGGCGGCGGTCGTGGCGGCGAAGGCCGGTACGTACGTGAGGTGACCCGGGCGAAGTCTTCGGACCGCCGCGCGTACGCGATCCGCGGCCATGCCGCCCGCGGTCAGACCGCCCGCAGCCGGGCCGCCCACGGGTGGCCGGCGCCCTCGGCCAGCGTGATCGTCTCGGTCAGCCAGGCGCGCCGGTCGTCGCCGAGTACGGGCAGTACGGCCTCGAAGTCCTGCTCGTCCTTGGGCCGCCGGGACCGCGACTTGTAGAGGAGCTGGACCTCGGGCGCGAGGTAGGGGACACCGTCGTCCGACACCCTGCCGAGCCGGTCCAGCGGGAGCCGGATCCGCGGGTCGCGGCGGAACACCCAGTCGCCGTCCTCCGTGTCGTCGAGCATGAACTGCACCCGCCACGGCTCGTCCGGACCCGGCCGGCACCAGATGTCGTGGACCTGCGGCGGCAGCGTCTCGCCCGGGAGCCAGGGCCGCAGCGTGCCCGGCGGGTCGGCGGCCCACCACTGCCAGTCCGGCAGGACGCGCTGGACGGCCGACTGGTCGCGGCGCAGCAGGAGTACGTCGACGTCGCCGTGGTCCCGGTAGGCGCGGCCCACGGCCAGTTCGACCGCGTACCCGCCCGCGATCCACCACGGGGTGCGCAGCGGGGCGAGCAGCCGTACGGCGTCCGTGAGCGGCATCGGGTCCCAGGGCCCCCAGGGGGTTTCCGTGCGCACCGGCCGTCAGCCCGGGGTGAGGAGGTGGCGGTAGCTGTTCGGGTGTTCCCGCAGGTACGTGGCCAGGCTCGTCGCGGGCCTGCCGGTGAGCCTCGGCACGGCGTCCGAGACCGTGGCCATCTCCCCGGCCGCGATGGCCTCGTACGACGTCACCCAGCCGGCCAGCTCCCAGTCCGGAGCTCCGTAGCGGGACCGCGAGGCGTAGGCCTCCTCACGGGTCTCCGGGACATAGGTGACGGCCCGTCCGGTGACCCGGCTCAGCTCATCGGCCGCCTCGGCGAGGGTGAACGCCTCGGGACCTGTCAGGTCGTACGTCTCCCCGTCGTGGGACGGGCCGGCGGGGTCGGTGCCGGCCAGCAGGACCGCGGTCGCGGAGTCGGCGATGTCCTCGTGGGAGACCGCCGCGACCCTGCCCTCGCCGCCCGGTCCGCGCAGCACGCCGTCGGTGCCGGTCATCGCCGGGAGGCCGGCCAGGTACCAGCTGTCGCGCAGGAAGGTGTGCCGGACACCGGAGGCGCGGATGTGCGCCTCGGTGTCCCAGTGGTCCCGGGCGAAGGTGAACGTCGCGTCGGGCGCGGCGCCCAGAAAGGAGACGTACACGATCCGTTCGACACCCGCCGCGACGGCCGCGTCCACCGCCGTCATGTGCTCGCGCACCCGGTCCGGGCTCTCGTGCGCCGACACCAGGAACAGCGTGTGCGCCCCGGCCAGGGCCCGGCGCATGGCCTCCCCGTCCCCGTAGGGCGCGGGTGGCGCGGTGTCGGCGCCGGGCAGTTCGGGCAGCCGGGACGGGTCGCGGCCGAGGAGCCGTACGGGGACGCCGGCCCGGGTCAGCCGCTGCGCGACCCGGCCGCCGAGCGCTCCGCTCGCGCCGGTGACGGCGGTGAGGGGACCGTGCGTGACAGCGCCGGAATCCTGTGTGCGGTCAGTGGGGTTCATGCCGGGTTGCCTTCCTTGCGTGGCCAGGGGCGCACCTCCACGACCGCCTCGACCGGCAGCGGTCCGTAGATGTGCGGGAACTCCTCGCCGCCGGGTGCGGCCGGCTCGTACCGCACGGGCGCCGGCAGCCGTTCGGTGTCGATGACGAGGACCACGAGGTCCTGGTCACCGGCTCCGGCCCGGCTTCCGGCGCCGTACAGCATCTCGGCCACAGCGGCGAGCTGGTGCGGCAGCGAGCAGTGGATGAAGCCCTCTTCGTGCAGGGTGCGGCCGCGGGTGGACATCTCGTACGTCCCGATCCCGCGGGCCGCCTCCCACAGAGGGCCTTCGGTGAGGTGCAGCAGTTCGGCCATGGGCCAAAACTAGCCGCGCCGGCGCGACCTCCGGGCCACCAGCGTGGCCGCCGATCCGGCGACCAGCAGGGCCGCGGCGATTCCGCCGATCACCCATTCACCGCCGCGCGCACCGGTGTCCGGGAGTTCTCCCCCGGGGTGGGGCGGCCGGTGGGACCAGCTGTGCGTCGGGGTCGGCTGCGGACCCGGCGTCGACTCCGAGGGGGACGGTCCCGGGGTGTCGGTCGGAGTGGGCGTGGGTGTGGGCGAGTCCGTCGGGGTCGGGGTCGGTGTGGGCGTCGGGGAGTCGGTCGGGGTCGGTGACGGCGACGGATCCTCTCCGCAGTCCGGCAGATCACCCTCGAACGGGTAGGCGTGCAGCTCCTGGCCGCCCGACTCCCCCTCCGACGTGTGGGTCAGCGAACCGGCGCTGTAGAAGCGGCCGTTGGTGCCGCTGATCGCGACGGTCGCCAGACTGGACTGCTGGCCGATCAGCACGCTGCCCTGGAACTGTCCGGTGCCCTTCAGCCCGATCGCGGTCGCGTCCGGGAAGTTCCACAGCAGGTGCTCGCGGAGCCCCGACTGCGGGAGCGAGCCCATGTAGGTGCTGATGTTGCGGGTGGTGCCGTAGACGTTGACCAGCACGGTCGCGCCGTCCGGGATGTCACTGAAGGTGATGCCCCCCTGGCCGCCCGCCGCCGTGGTCAGATCGGCGTCGACCGCGAAGACCTGGAGGGCGGAGGTGCCGTCGCCGGTGAAGGAGGTCTCCGAACCGTCCGTCCGCACCGTGCCGTTCGCCGGGCGCCTGTGGTCCTCGTTGTCGTCGTACGCGTAGCAGTGGCTGGCCGCCGTCAGCTCGTCGCGCAGCGCGCTGTACGGATCGGTGGCGTCGGGGTCGTGGACGGTGGTGGGGCTCACCGTGCCGCTGAGTCCCTGGGCGTAGCGCACCACGCCGTGGTTCGGCCCCTCCTCCGCGAGGAGGCGCTGCCCGCTGACGACGGTCAGGTCGCCGCCCACCGTCAGGTAGTCCGAGTCGTTGGGCGGCGGCACCCGGGATCCCCCGCCGGCGACACCGACGTTGTAGATCTGCGAGACCCCTGCCCGCTTGTTCATGTCGAACCGGCCGAGGCCGACGACCTTGCCCTCGGCCTCCGCCGCGGCTTCCCTGACCAGGAAGTCGCCGCCGACGAAGATGTTGATGTTGCTGTCGTGGTACACGACGGGGTCACTGTTCGGATCCGGCCAGACGGGAGGGCAGTCGTCCCCCAGGCAGGGACCGAGTCCGCCGGGCAGCGGGTCGGCGGCAGCGGTGGGAGCGAACGCCCCCACCATGACTGCCGCTGCTGCCACCGTCACCGCCACGCGGTGGTTTCTGCCGCTTCTGCGCTTTTTTGTTCCCATACAGCGCAATATGAAGCTTTACTGCGGATTCATCGGGCATGCCACGCCGGGCGGCGGCCCACGTACGCCGAGTGCCGTCAGCCCGCCAGCAGCTTCGCCTCGGTCGCCGGGTCGAGGCCGGTCGGCGGACGGTCGGCGCGCTGCGGTGCCGTACCGCCGATGTCGCACAGCCACGCCCAGGTGTCCGCGACCGTCTCCTCGACCGGCCGGCAGCGCAGCCCCGCGGCATGGGCACGGCCGACATCGCCCTGGTGGAGGGTGTCGTACAGCTCCCCCGGCGGCAGCCAGACCGGCAGGTCGGTCCAGGGCTCGACGCCCGCCGCCAGGATCCGGCCGCTGTCGGTCCAGCGCAGCTCGGCATCGGAACCGGTGGCGCGCACGCACGCGTTCAGCAGCTCGCCCATCGTGGTGTGCCCGGGGCGGCTGACCAGGTTGTACGGGCCGTGCAGTCCCGCTTCCGCGGCGTCCAGCATCCATGCGGCGAGGTCGCGCGCGTCGATGTACTGCAGGGCGGCATCCGGCCTCCCGGGCGCGAGCACGGGGCCGCCGCGGGCGATCCGTGTCAGCCACCACGGCAGCCTGCCGACGTTCTCCCAGGGGCCGATGACCAGCCCCGCGCGGGCCAGGACGGCCCGGTCGCCGAAGGCGTCCAGCACGGCCAGTTCGCCGCCGCGCTTGGCCAGGGCGTACGGGACGTCGTCACCGGCGTCCGGCGAGGCGCCCTCCACCAGCGGGCCGTCCTCGTCCAGGCCGGCCGGTGCCGGGTAGTCGTACACGGACCGGCTGGAGACGTACACATAACGTGCGGCCCGGCCCGACAGCAGCCGCGCCGCGTCCCGTACGGCCGAGGGC harbors:
- a CDS encoding beta-lactamase family protein yields the protein MIKRTRVLAGALTLTMAAVVAAAGPATSAVAAGAHDDARLRTVMDRLTTVDGGPGALVDVRNRRGSTVLTSGVSDIVSRAPVDPRSRFRIGSMTKPFVATVMLQLAGKHRVDLDAPVERYLPGLVRGHGDAVEGGSDGRVITVRQLLQHTSGLPDYLEHLNPQEILEDPLAHRDTRELVDGALAHPSEFDPGKEWRYSNTNYLLAGMIIEKVTGRTYGEEIHRRIIAPLGLAATSAPGDSPAIPGPHPRGYVRPGEDAPLVDLTAFNPSVAGAAGGMISSGDDVNTFLDALLGGRLLRPAQLREMMTTRRTGDPGRAYGLGLESRRLPCGGLAWGHTGDVFGFETASGATVDGRQATVMVNLDPGGSDAQSDDMQRAIRTALCAKPSAHSR
- a CDS encoding SDR family oxidoreductase, with protein sequence MNPTDRTQDSGAVTHGPLTAVTGASGALGGRVAQRLTRAGVPVRLLGRDPSRLPELPGADTAPPAPYGDGEAMRRALAGAHTLFLVSAHESPDRVREHMTAVDAAVAAGVERIVYVSFLGAAPDATFTFARDHWDTEAHIRASGVRHTFLRDSWYLAGLPAMTGTDGVLRGPGGEGRVAAVSHEDIADSATAVLLAGTDPAGPSHDGETYDLTGPEAFTLAEAADELSRVTGRAVTYVPETREEAYASRSRYGAPDWELAGWVTSYEAIAAGEMATVSDAVPRLTGRPATSLATYLREHPNSYRHLLTPG
- a CDS encoding amino acid transporter, whose translation is MPLTDAVRLLAPLRTPWWIAGGYAVELAVGRAYRDHGDVDVLLLRRDQSAVQRVLPDWQWWAADPPGTLRPWLPGETLPPQVHDIWCRPGPDEPWRVQFMLDDTEDGDWVFRRDPRIRLPLDRLGRVSDDGVPYLAPEVQLLYKSRSRRPKDEQDFEAVLPVLGDDRRAWLTETITLAEGAGHPWAARLRAV
- a CDS encoding DUF952 domain-containing protein — its product is MAELLHLTEGPLWEAARGIGTYEMSTRGRTLHEEGFIHCSLPHQLAAVAEMLYGAGSRAGAGDQDLVVLVIDTERLPAPVRYEPAAPGGEEFPHIYGPLPVEAVVEVRPWPRKEGNPA
- a CDS encoding TetR/AcrR family transcriptional regulator, with amino-acid sequence MTSESSEIMEPGTVRPGGRTARVRESVLRAAGDALAEQGFDRLDLADVARRAEVGKTTVYRRWSTTTGLIADLLDDMAEQSSPRTRTGSLAEDLRANARLVLRTLTDPRQGALFRSVIAAATCDPRTAQALHRFYAVRIEEWSGCVTEAVERGELPAGTDPDEVIRAVSAPLYYRLLASGDPLDEAAADRAAEAAVVAAKAGTYVR
- a CDS encoding NAD-dependent epimerase/dehydratase family protein, whose amino-acid sequence is MRLLILGGTEFVGRAVTESALARGWEVTVFHRGRHAPPPGVAELLGDRTEEGGLAALAAVAPPGDGTHTWDVVVDTWSGAPSAVRDAARLLSGRAARYVYVSSRSVYDYPAPAGLDEDGPLVEGASPDAGDDVPYALAKRGGELAVLDAFGDRAVLARAGLVIGPWENVGRLPWWLTRIARGGPVLAPGRPDAALQYIDARDLAAWMLDAAEAGLHGPYNLVSRPGHTTMGELLNACVRATGSDAELRWTDSGRILAAGVEPWTDLPVWLPPGELYDTLHQGDVGRAHAAGLRCRPVEETVADTWAWLCDIGGTAPQRADRPPTGLDPATEAKLLAG
- a CDS encoding MFS transporter, translated to MSAPSQTPSRTTTAKAAAPPAAPRMTGRQKLVLALLLGAQFMIAVDFSILNVALPVVGEGLGFSLPNLQWIATSFALAAAGFTLLFGRIADLVGRKRLFVGGMVVLGLSSALGGLATSPEVLLTARVLQGLATAAVTPAGLALLTTAFKEGPLRERALGLNGALMSAGFTAGAILGGLLTDLLSWRWAFFVNVPVAALVVALAPSVITDSRPAARPRLDVPGAATVTGGLLLLVYGLTQAGATGWTTPTTLVALLAGVALLIAFWFVEKKAAAPLVPVRILKRRSVIWGNATGLIAFVTETSLVFLLTLYLQEVLGYSPLATGLAFGVLGIGTVIGGTLGGRAVGRFGNRTTIVAGGVVQAVATLSLVALGTSGAWIWLLLAATFVGGVGNMLMIVGFMVTATSGLPDDEQGLATGLATMTQQVGITLGIPVMSAIATARMSALGDPGPEGVLSGVSVAILANSALVLAGALLAGAFLAPRRARSGARV
- a CDS encoding choice-of-anchor A family protein → MAAAAVMVGAFAPTAAADPLPGGLGPCLGDDCPPVWPDPNSDPVVYHDSNINIFVGGDFLVREAAAEAEGKVVGLGRFDMNKRAGVSQIYNVGVAGGGSRVPPPNDSDYLTVGGDLTVVSGQRLLAEEGPNHGVVRYAQGLSGTVSPTTVHDPDATDPYSALRDELTAASHCYAYDDNEDHRRPANGTVRTDGSETSFTGDGTSALQVFAVDADLTTAAGGQGGITFSDIPDGATVLVNVYGTTRNISTYMGSLPQSGLREHLLWNFPDATAIGLKGTGQFQGSVLIGQQSSLATVAISGTNGRFYSAGSLTHTSEGESGGQELHAYPFEGDLPDCGEDPSPSPTPTDSPTPTPTPTPTDSPTPTPTPTDTPGPSPSESTPGPQPTPTHSWSHRPPHPGGELPDTGARGGEWVIGGIAAALLVAGSAATLVARRSRRRG